DNA sequence from the Streptomyces tsukubensis genome:
CTGCGCGAGGCCGCCGATCTGAAAATCAACCAGTTCGGGCTCCACTTCTCCGACGACCAGGGGTTCCGCATCGAGTCCACGACCCACCCCGAGGTCGTCTCGGCGGAGCGGCTGACCAAGGCCGAGGTCCGCCGGATCCTGGCGCTCGCCGCGTCCCTCCACATCACCGTGATCCCGGAGATCGACTCCCCGGGCCATCTCGGCGCGGTGCTGAAGGCCTATCCCGGACTCCGGCTGAAGGACGCGGCCGGACGGCCGGTGCCCGGTGCCGTCGATATCGGGAATCCGGCGTCCGCGCGGCTCGTCGACGAACTCCTCAGGGAGTACGCGGAGCTGTTCGACGGCCGCTACTGGCATCTCGGGGGCGATGAGTACCAGGCGCTGACGAGGAAGAACCCCGAGGCGTCCTTCCCGGCGCTGGCGGCCCTGGCCCGGGAACAGTACGGCCCCGCGGGGCGGGTGGCGGATCTGGCCACCCGGTGGGTGAACGACCGGGCGGCCGTGGTGCGCGCCCTCGGCCGGGTGCCCAAGGCGTGGAACGACGGCTTCTTCCGCGGCGGCCGGGTCGCCGTCGACCGGGACGTCCAGGTGGAGTACTGGACGGGCAAGGAGATCGGGGCCCGCCCGCCGGAGGAGTATCTGGAGGAGGGGCGTCCGGTGGTGAACCTCAACGACGAGTACCTCTACTACGTCCTCGGGGAACCCAACGACTTCACCTACCCCACCGGCCGGCGGATCTACGAGGAGTGGACCCCGCTGGTGCTGCGCGGCACCCGGCCGGTGCCCGGACGGTACGAGGGGCGGATACTCGGCGCCCGGTTCGCCGTCTGGTGCGATCTGGCGGGCGCGCAGACACCGGAACAGGTGGCCCGCGGAATCGCGCTGCCGCTGGCGGCGACGGCCCAGAAGGTATGGGACGAGCGGGCCCCGGCACGGAGCTGGCCGGAGTTCGAGACCCTGGCCCGGCGCGTGGCCGGATCCTGACCCCTGCGGAGGTCTGCTCCCGCCCTGCCGTACGGCTCCGAGGGCGGGCCGCCTCCGCGGGAGACACCGGTTGCGGGCACGCAGCCCCAGGTACGCAGGCCTTGCCTTTCCGGGCCGGTGCAGGACCGGGGCCGGTTGATGGTGCAAACGTCCGCTGCGGTTCGCGGGGCGTTCCCCCACCGGACGGCGGGGACCTCGTTTGGACGCCGAGCCGACCGGAGGCGTACCGTCCGCACACGCCCGTGGCCGGAAGACGACGTGTCGTCAGGGGAAACGGACGTGGTGTCGTCGTACCGCTGTTGCTCTCTGGGGGCCGGATCCATGACTCTCTGCTCCAACTGCCGACGGAACACCGCCGCGACCGCGCAGCACCGGTGCGAGCAGTGCGCGGCCGCCGCCGCGGTCGCCGGACAGCCCGCGGCCGCAGCGCGCGGAGACGGCGCCGCCCCCGCGTCCGCGCCCCTGGCCCGCCCGGTCAAGGTGCCCCGGGCGCTGGCGTACGCGGTGATCGTGCTGCTCTGCATCGGCGTATTCGTCGACCTCTTCGCGATCCGCTCCTCGTTGCTCATGTGGGAGGCAGCCGATGGCTTCCGGAATGCACCCCTCTCCGTCACCGAGGCGGACGCCGACCACGCGGACGCTGTCATGGCCGTGGCGATCCTGCTCAAGGGGCTGGCGCTCCTGGGCACCGGCATCCTCTTCATCGTGTGGTTCGCCGCGGCCCGCGGCACCGCAGCCCTCCTTGAGCCCCGTCTCACGCGCTGGGGCCGCGGCTGGGCCGTCGGCGGCTGGTTCATCCCCCTGGCCGGCCTGGTCATTCCGCGTCTTGTCGCAGGCGCCATCTGGGAGGCGAGCCGACGGAACCCGGACGAGGCCGGCGGAGCCCAGCGGTCGACGATCCTCACCCTCTGGTGGATCCTCTTTGTGTTCGGACTGCTGACCTGGCAGGTCAGCTTCCAGCGCTACCGCGAGGCATGGACGATCGACGAAGTGGCCTCCGGCGCCGGGTGGCTGCTGGCCGCCGGCATCATCAATATCGCCGCGGCCGTCCTGGCAATCGTCGTCGTACGGAAGATCACGAGCATGCAGTCGGAGAAGGCGGCCGCAGCTGTCAGGGACCAGTACTCGCCTCTGCCGCCCTGGCCGCCGCTGTCCCGTAACCGCTGACGCACCGCCGCGAGGCCGGGCCGGTGCCCGGCAGTGCGGGCCCGCCCGGGGGAGTGCGGGCCCACACCGCGTCCCCGGGGGCTCGAACGGAGCGTCACAAGGCATCCGCAAGCCACTCTCCGGGTGGCCCGAATGTAACAGAGCTCCGGCGTAAGTGTGTACGATCCGGGCCGAGTTGGCGGAGGAACAGGGGGTAAACCATCACCCCGCCCTCACCGGAGCGCCGCCCCGGCCCGTCCGGGCCATGGCGTTTCCCCCTCCGAAGAGAGTAGTTTGCGCCACCAGTGCGCTGATGGAGTGAGCGGCCGATGCCGCGAGGGGAGGCGTCCCGTGACGTCCGAAGGCCTGAGTGACCTGAGAGAACTCATGGTGCGTGCCGATGAACGCGCCCTGGCCGCGAGCGGGGTGGCCTGTCTGGAACGCTGCCTTCCGCTGCTGGGTGACGGGGCCGCGGGCCCGGAGGCGCTGCGCCCGCTGTGGGCCGGCCTCGCCAACGGCCCGGCCCACTGGGCCGTACGCCTCGCGGAGGCACGGGAGCTGCTGAAGGGCCCGCCGGAGCGCGACACCGGGGCGGGTGCGGACCCGGCGGAGGCGGACGACGCGGCCGGTATCGACGCGGCCGACGCCGTACGCGCCATGCTGGACACCGCCCCCGCCGCATGGTCGGCGGCCCCGCTGCGGGCCTGGGCGGGCGACTGCTCCGTCACCGCCCTCGCCCTCCACCGCCGCCTCGGCGCCGGCCCCCTCGACGACCCCGCGACCCCGGCCGTCGACCCGCTCTCCACGGGCGAGCTGCGACGGCAGATCCGGATGCTGCAACTGCTGGCCGCGGGCGAGGGCCCGTCCGGACTCCGCCAGGCCCTGAACGCGGCCACCGAGGGCCGCCGCGTCCTGGCCGCCGCCCTCTCCCGCCGCGCCCGCGGCACCGGCCGCGCCTGACCGGAAGCGGGGTGCGGGGATTCCCGGGGCCGCTCTCGGCTCCCGGCGAGTAACTCCAGTACGACGGATTCCGTCGAAGTCGATGTGTACAGAGGAGTCGGGGAAGCCTGCTGGGTGAGCCGGATGACGTCGATGGGCCTCTTCCCGGCCTGGCCGACCGCCGTGACGACCTCCTCGTCGTCGTCGATCTCTGCACCCTCTGCAGCATCTGATTCACAGATCTCTGCGGTGTCTGAGCCAGGCTTGGGCCGCTGCGTCCACCCGGGCCGTCCAGGGGTCGGACTCCCCGGCGGTGATCTCGGCCCAGAGGTTGGCGTTGGCCACGGCGAAGGCAGTGACGGCGGCATCCGGTGCGTTACGGAACGCGGGAACCCGCCGGGCCGTCCGTTCCGCTGCGAATGGTCGGTGCCGGCCGGCCGCGATGAGCCAGATGACCCAGTACGCGGCATCCAGCCAGGCGGCTCCGCGGGTGGCCCAGGCCCAGTCGACCAGTCGGGCCCGTCCATCGGCGACGATGACGTTCTCGTTGTTGAGGTCGGTGTGGCACAGGGTGTTCCCGCGGAAATGATCGAGGTCCGAGGCCGATTCCGCGTAGCTGCCGAGCCGTTGCTCGGCGAGACGCAGCTCAAGCCCCTCGTCGGCCTGCACGGTGGACAGGTGGGTCAGGAGACGAGCCACCAAGGGGAGGTCGACCGAGCCCGGACGGTAGTCGGCATGGTGTCCGTCGATCGCGTCGAAAACGTTCAGGTCCCAGCCGTCCGCGACCTCGCGCCAGCGGAGGCCCGGCCCGGCGGACTCGGCGACCAGTGAATTGATCGACGCTTCACGGGCCTGGGTCCATACCCGTGGATGGTCCGTACGCATTCCCTTGACGTAGAAAGCGCCCTGGGACGTGAGGACGCGAGCAGCGACATCGGAGTTGAGCCCGCCAGAGGCGTTGGTGATGCCGATGATGGGCCCGAGCCGCTGGGCGAGTGCGGTCAAACGGCCGACGGGCAGCTCTTCGAGAGGGACGCGCGCGGTAGCCACGAAGGCACCGTGCCACAAAGAGGGGCGCCGGGCCCGCCTTCCTGACGGGCCCGGCGCTGGTTGTCACCTTCAGTTGTAGGGGTTGTCGTCGCCACAGCCGGTGGCCGCGTCGGAGGCAAGTGCTTCGAGATCGTCGACAACGACGGCCTCAAGTGGCTCCTCGGCAGGAGGTGGAGGACTGCTGATCTCTAGAGAGAATGCCGTCATGCTCGGTCGTCCTTCCTTCCGTGTTGGCAGTACTTTTCGAGTGGTGCCTTCGCAGCCTGGAAAGCCTTGGCCATGGGGCGGCAGACCCGGCAGGTTCCCGAGAGCGTGCAGCCCCGGCACTCTCCGGTGCGAAGCATTTGGGCATCAGCGATGCCGGGAAGGCGCATCAGGCCGTGGACGCCTTCGCGCATGAGGTCGATCGGATTCTCGCGTCCGACCTTGCACATGGTGGCCTTGCCCCAGGGGTCGGCATGGAAGAAGGTGTGCCCTGCCGGGCAGCCGGTGAAGACGGGAGCGCGGTCACCATGACCAGGAGCCTGGGTAGCCAGCGGATCGGCCCGGCCGTCGTAGGTCGGCGAAATGCTCGCGTACTCCTTGTACGACCGTGCATATTCATGGGCGATCTTGCGCATGGCATCGAGTTCGTGAGTGTTGTCCTTGGTGACGACGAGCGCGATCTCG
Encoded proteins:
- a CDS encoding beta-N-acetylhexosaminidase encodes the protein MIGNAGAPRIRGTALGAVLLTLALGGCTESGTAGPDSGTGTARTSASPVSSPTVPGPPSPGTDPRRALSTAPATVPAVARHDPARGPGWKPGPGSRVVVAPGAGRLADEAGLLARELGIPYAGTAPVRTGDIELAVDAEAAAGPESYTIRTGGGRTLITGRDEAGAFYGTRTVKQALRSGGAVPEGTVTDAPARPQRGLMVDIARKPFSARWIEDRLREAADLKINQFGLHFSDDQGFRIESTTHPEVVSAERLTKAEVRRILALAASLHITVIPEIDSPGHLGAVLKAYPGLRLKDAAGRPVPGAVDIGNPASARLVDELLREYAELFDGRYWHLGGDEYQALTRKNPEASFPALAALAREQYGPAGRVADLATRWVNDRAAVVRALGRVPKAWNDGFFRGGRVAVDRDVQVEYWTGKEIGARPPEEYLEEGRPVVNLNDEYLYYVLGEPNDFTYPTGRRIYEEWTPLVLRGTRPVPGRYEGRILGARFAVWCDLAGAQTPEQVARGIALPLAATAQKVWDERAPARSWPEFETLARRVAGS
- a CDS encoding DUF4328 domain-containing protein, whose amino-acid sequence is MTLCSNCRRNTAATAQHRCEQCAAAAAVAGQPAAAARGDGAAPASAPLARPVKVPRALAYAVIVLLCIGVFVDLFAIRSSLLMWEAADGFRNAPLSVTEADADHADAVMAVAILLKGLALLGTGILFIVWFAAARGTAALLEPRLTRWGRGWAVGGWFIPLAGLVIPRLVAGAIWEASRRNPDEAGGAQRSTILTLWWILFVFGLLTWQVSFQRYREAWTIDEVASGAGWLLAAGIINIAAAVLAIVVVRKITSMQSEKAAAAVRDQYSPLPPWPPLSRNR
- a CDS encoding aminoglycoside phosphotransferase, translating into MATARVPLEELPVGRLTALAQRLGPIIGITNASGGLNSDVAARVLTSQGAFYVKGMRTDHPRVWTQAREASINSLVAESAGPGLRWREVADGWDLNVFDAIDGHHADYRPGSVDLPLVARLLTHLSTVQADEGLELRLAEQRLGSYAESASDLDHFRGNTLCHTDLNNENVIVADGRARLVDWAWATRGAAWLDAAYWVIWLIAAGRHRPFAAERTARRVPAFRNAPDAAVTAFAVANANLWAEITAGESDPWTARVDAAAQAWLRHRRDL